In Deltaproteobacteria bacterium, the following are encoded in one genomic region:
- the lptC gene encoding LPS export ABC transporter periplasmic protein LptC codes for MAGAAWAATPEASARAGKADAAFDGVTLWDYRGSALAGVGKASHLVYDRSAGTAVATQATADLPGMRGDPRPVRIEAGLATGQLRARTLDLTDGVKLIRADGTAISHSAHYDGTTRVASGHEPVELQSTRFHATGTGFTYDANTAVLELEGPVDAQGRATP; via the coding sequence ATGGCCGGCGCGGCCTGGGCTGCCACGCCCGAGGCCTCCGCCCGGGCTGGCAAGGCCGATGCCGCCTTCGACGGCGTGACCCTCTGGGACTATCGCGGCAGCGCCCTGGCAGGCGTGGGCAAGGCCAGCCACCTGGTCTACGACCGCTCTGCTGGCACGGCCGTGGCCACCCAGGCGACTGCCGATCTGCCTGGCATGCGCGGCGATCCGCGCCCGGTGCGAATCGAGGCCGGGCTCGCCACCGGCCAGCTCCGCGCGCGCACGCTCGACCTCACCGACGGCGTGAAGCTGATCCGCGCCGACGGCACCGCCATCAGCCACTCCGCGCACTACGACGGCACGACGCGGGTCGCTTCGGGCCACGAGCCGGTGGAGCTGCAGTCGACCCGCTTCCACGCCACCGGCACGGGCTTCACCTACGACGCCAACACGGCCGTGCTCGAGCTCGAAGGCCCCGTCGACGCGCAGGGCAGGGCCACGCCATGA